From Stenotrophomonas maltophilia, a single genomic window includes:
- the proP gene encoding glycine betaine/L-proline transporter ProP, translating into MQDTPDSHAHFGWFKRRRHLKVDEITVVDKPMLKRAVGAAALGNAMEWFDFGVYGYLAVTIGQVFFPSSNPTAQVIAAFATFTVAFLVRPLGGLVFGPLGDRYGRQKVLAFTMILMALGTFAIGLIPSYERIGIWAPVLLLLARVVQGFSTGGEYGGAATFIAEYSTDRNRGLMGSWLEFGTLGGYIAGAGTVTALHMLLSSEQMLDWGWRIPFLVAGPLGLLGLYMRMKLEETPAFRAFAEEAEKREHDRPGLGALFQVHGRQLLVCMGLVLVFNVTDYMLLTYMPSYLSVTMGYAESKGLLLIIIVMLVMMPLNIVGGLFSDKLGRRPMIIGACIALLVLAVPCLLLVGSGNDWMIFLGLMLLGLALVCFTSSMPSTLPALFYTPVRYSALSIAFNVSVSLFGGTTPLVTAWLVERTGDPLVPAYYLMGAAVIGLVTMLFVKETAGLPLRGSPPAVGSDKEAAALLKSDVPVTVDPSLPPLPDVAEPEQVKPA; encoded by the coding sequence ATGCAGGACACCCCCGATTCACATGCTCATTTCGGCTGGTTCAAACGCCGCCGCCACCTGAAGGTCGATGAGATCACCGTTGTCGACAAGCCCATGCTCAAGCGCGCCGTCGGCGCGGCTGCACTGGGCAATGCCATGGAGTGGTTCGACTTCGGCGTGTACGGCTATCTGGCCGTCACCATCGGCCAGGTGTTCTTCCCCTCCAGCAATCCCACCGCACAGGTGATCGCGGCCTTCGCCACCTTCACCGTGGCATTCCTGGTGCGGCCGCTGGGCGGCCTGGTGTTCGGCCCGCTGGGCGATCGTTACGGCCGCCAGAAAGTGCTGGCGTTCACCATGATCCTGATGGCGCTGGGCACCTTTGCCATCGGCCTGATTCCCTCCTACGAGCGCATCGGTATCTGGGCGCCGGTGCTGTTGCTGCTGGCGCGCGTGGTGCAGGGCTTTTCCACCGGCGGCGAGTATGGCGGTGCAGCCACCTTCATCGCCGAGTACTCCACCGACCGCAACCGCGGCCTGATGGGCAGCTGGCTGGAGTTCGGCACGCTGGGCGGCTACATCGCCGGCGCCGGCACCGTCACCGCGCTGCACATGCTGTTGAGCAGCGAGCAGATGCTGGACTGGGGCTGGCGCATTCCGTTCCTGGTGGCTGGCCCGCTGGGCCTGCTCGGCCTGTACATGCGCATGAAGCTGGAAGAAACCCCGGCATTCCGCGCCTTCGCCGAGGAAGCCGAGAAGCGCGAACATGACCGGCCAGGGTTGGGCGCGCTGTTCCAGGTGCACGGCCGCCAGCTGCTGGTGTGCATGGGCCTGGTGCTAGTGTTCAACGTCACCGACTACATGCTGCTGACCTACATGCCCAGCTACCTCAGCGTCACCATGGGCTATGCCGAGAGCAAGGGCCTGCTGCTGATCATCATCGTGATGCTGGTGATGATGCCGCTGAACATCGTCGGCGGGCTGTTCAGTGACAAGCTGGGCCGCCGCCCGATGATCATCGGTGCGTGCATCGCGCTGCTGGTGCTGGCGGTGCCGTGCCTGCTGCTGGTGGGCAGCGGCAACGACTGGATGATCTTCCTCGGCCTGATGCTGCTGGGCCTGGCGCTGGTGTGCTTCACCAGTTCGATGCCATCCACGCTGCCGGCGCTGTTCTATACCCCGGTGCGCTACAGCGCGCTGTCGATCGCATTCAACGTGTCGGTGTCGCTGTTCGGCGGCACCACGCCGCTGGTGACCGCGTGGCTGGTGGAGCGTACCGGCGATCCGCTGGTGCCGGCCTACTACCTGATGGGTGCGGCGGTGATCGGCCTGGTCACCATGCTGTTCGTGAAGGAAACCGCCGGCCTGCCGCTGCGCGGTTCACCGCCGGCGGTGGGCAGCGACAAGGAAGCGGCCGCGTTGTTGAAGAGCGACGTGCCAGTGACGGTAGACCCGAGCTTGCCGCCGCTGCCCGATGTTGCAGAGCCCGAGCAGGTGAAGCCGGCCTGA
- a CDS encoding thioredoxin family protein, with product MPFMRDHLSAEPAHADVEAQPGWQLLEFGAPWCGHCQAAQAALQAFVDANDLVHWKIEDGKGKPLGRAFRVKLWPTAVLLHDGHEVARVVRPLDSADLATLQAALPD from the coding sequence ATGCCGTTCATGCGTGATCACCTCTCGGCAGAGCCGGCCCATGCGGATGTGGAAGCACAGCCGGGCTGGCAACTGCTGGAATTTGGCGCACCCTGGTGCGGCCACTGCCAGGCCGCACAAGCGGCGTTGCAGGCCTTCGTCGATGCCAACGATCTGGTGCATTGGAAAATCGAGGATGGCAAGGGCAAGCCGCTCGGCCGTGCATTCAGGGTGAAGCTGTGGCCGACCGCCGTGCTGCTGCATGACGGCCACGAGGTGGCACGCGTGGTGCGGCCACTGGACAGTGCCGACCTGGCAACCCTGCAGGCGGCACTGCCGGATTAA
- a CDS encoding NUDIX hydrolase, whose protein sequence is MARRAARWIAIAGMIAAASAVHADPPPPQPAVARTAQDDYTILRLLVIDDQGRLLLEHNRSGWMTPAVRANRKQSVQEALRQLATELGLQVSPFALAALYSYRFNEDPPDPTHDAMSFRQHYRATLRRVQPPATTAEKQYRWVSRDEAARLIGMQALRMETLQVLDHPETLWGGAFELSFKGDEATGTELIEPFYPLR, encoded by the coding sequence ATGGCCCGCCGCGCTGCACGATGGATCGCGATTGCAGGAATGATCGCCGCCGCCTCTGCTGTCCATGCCGATCCGCCCCCACCGCAACCGGCCGTGGCCCGCACCGCGCAGGACGACTACACCATCCTGCGCCTGCTGGTCATCGACGACCAGGGCCGCCTGCTGCTGGAACACAACCGCAGTGGCTGGATGACGCCTGCCGTACGCGCCAACCGCAAGCAGAGCGTGCAGGAAGCACTGCGGCAGCTGGCAACGGAGCTTGGCCTGCAGGTGTCACCGTTCGCGCTGGCGGCCCTCTACAGCTATCGTTTCAACGAAGACCCGCCCGACCCGACGCACGACGCGATGTCGTTCCGGCAGCACTATCGCGCCACGCTACGCCGTGTGCAGCCACCGGCCACGACGGCGGAAAAACAGTACCGCTGGGTGAGCCGCGACGAAGCCGCACGTCTGATTGGAATGCAGGCATTGCGCATGGAGACCCTGCAGGTGCTTGACCACCCCGAAACGCTGTGGGGTGGCGCCTTCGAGTTGTCGTTCAAGGGCGATGAGGCCACCGGCACCGAGCTGATCGAGCCGTTCTACCCGTTGCGCTAG
- a CDS encoding host attachment family protein: MTRRIPEGTLIIVADGGSARVFTNVGNEHQLSLKQEGELRLQDISEQGISGQGPAGAVPKDMSISQLNEATFAKQVAEQLNDDALNNRYAHLVLVADPTTLGRIRPLLHKEVQSRLLGDIAKDLTNAPLADIQKALAA; this comes from the coding sequence ATGACCCGTCGCATTCCCGAAGGCACCCTCATCATCGTCGCCGATGGCGGCTCTGCCCGCGTGTTCACCAACGTTGGCAACGAGCATCAACTCAGCTTGAAGCAGGAAGGTGAGCTGCGCCTGCAGGACATCAGCGAGCAGGGCATCTCGGGGCAGGGGCCGGCCGGCGCGGTGCCCAAGGACATGTCGATCTCACAGCTCAATGAAGCCACCTTCGCCAAGCAGGTCGCCGAGCAGCTCAACGACGATGCTTTGAACAACCGCTACGCGCATCTGGTGCTGGTGGCCGACCCGACCACGCTGGGCCGCATCCGCCCGCTGCTGCACAAGGAAGTGCAGTCGCGCCTGCTGGGTGATATCGCCAAGGATCTGACCAACGCACCGTTGGCCGATATCCAGAAGGCGCTGGCGGCGTAA
- a CDS encoding type VI secretion system Vgr family protein has translation MHTLHAHEDASLLHRFELPGEGSLLVERWHGREALSEGLDYHIDVLAAHADAACEHWLGRPATLHTRDAQGRDIPRAGLVREVRRLDGDREFTRYRIRLAAWTWWLGQQRNSGVFRDATVRQIVDAVFAEHQARACWHWSDDARARLDALPPRHYCAQYRQSDMDFVACLLAEEGIGWRVEADAEAPALHRIVLFFDSVALPQDPLSARDGALRFHRGHAAEQEDSVVQLARHARLGPRRLSMVSDDYRQDRTLAVQLPVDGGGHSPVEQYLACGAQAFESHAEAERRAALLAQRHEAERQGWQGIATVRCLAAGTWSSISQWSPQQVPELLLTSVEHAGVNTLPARLRQHRPEHALQRDGFLPDALQRHAQQLGYAAAFHAVDRQRPWRPRAPEQEGEAQMVGRQTAIVIGPDDRTGVAEGDQVHADALGRIRVRFPLMDATGRPAHSAWLRVAQRFAGPGVGSQFLPRVGQEVLVGFLEGDVQRPIVLGALYNGRGENDPSLHAQACDTHVGGIGNLAGGNAPAWHAAGEGEQAHRHPGALWGIRSREWGGEGGSTLQFDDTDHQLRLQLATTQASTQLNLGHVIHQRGNYRGSLRGQGFELRSDAAGVVRSERGLWLGAYPAGAAQPAGTAVQAGALLAQCRTLAAAFGQSARLHGTAGLHASTALTPLRDAAMGVVAADDFGRARDAAGDTVAAGGVPHCTAPLLGMVAPRKALVAGQAVFWQAGQSLLLGAGAAGQAVVKGHARLHASQSVGVLASASASASGCPSGMTIAAGEQPVDIQAQGDAVKLQSRQSQRLASTHAAVELAAGRALVVQVEGGASLTIEGGNIQFNCPGTLTVHAGQHSFIGPASLAYPLHTLGAAPCRARFLVRDHAGAPLVGAAYSMQLPDGRWLSGNTDGDGLTEEVVTDGPEKVGLFVDDERHEGYLRDAGNS, from the coding sequence ATGCACACGTTGCATGCGCATGAGGATGCATCGCTGCTGCACCGGTTTGAACTGCCCGGCGAAGGGTCTCTGCTGGTGGAGCGCTGGCACGGACGCGAGGCGCTGTCGGAAGGTCTGGATTACCACATCGATGTACTTGCGGCGCACGCGGATGCTGCCTGCGAACACTGGCTGGGCCGGCCTGCAACGCTGCACACGCGTGATGCGCAGGGGCGCGACATTCCACGGGCAGGGCTGGTGCGCGAGGTACGTCGGCTGGACGGCGATCGGGAATTCACCCGCTACCGTATACGCCTGGCGGCATGGACCTGGTGGCTGGGCCAGCAGCGCAACAGCGGCGTCTTCCGTGACGCAACCGTCAGGCAGATCGTGGATGCCGTGTTCGCCGAGCATCAGGCACGTGCCTGCTGGCACTGGAGCGATGATGCACGGGCCCGCCTGGACGCCCTCCCGCCGCGTCACTACTGCGCTCAGTACCGCCAGTCGGATATGGATTTCGTGGCCTGCCTGTTGGCCGAGGAAGGCATCGGCTGGCGTGTCGAGGCGGATGCGGAGGCGCCCGCGCTGCATCGCATCGTCCTGTTCTTCGACAGCGTGGCCTTGCCGCAGGATCCGCTGTCGGCACGCGACGGTGCCCTGCGCTTCCACCGCGGCCACGCGGCCGAGCAGGAAGACAGCGTAGTACAGCTGGCCCGGCATGCGCGGCTTGGCCCGCGCCGGTTGAGCATGGTCAGCGATGACTATCGGCAGGACCGTACCTTGGCCGTCCAGTTGCCGGTGGACGGCGGCGGTCATTCGCCTGTCGAGCAATATCTGGCGTGCGGCGCCCAGGCCTTTGAGTCGCATGCGGAGGCCGAGCGGCGTGCCGCGCTTCTGGCTCAACGCCATGAAGCGGAGCGGCAGGGATGGCAGGGCATTGCCACGGTGCGCTGCCTGGCCGCCGGCACATGGTCCAGCATCAGCCAATGGTCGCCGCAGCAGGTGCCCGAGCTGCTGCTCACCTCGGTGGAGCATGCCGGGGTCAACACCTTGCCCGCGCGGCTGCGCCAGCATCGTCCGGAGCACGCCCTGCAGCGGGATGGGTTCCTGCCCGACGCGCTGCAGCGCCATGCCCAGCAGTTGGGCTATGCGGCTGCATTCCATGCCGTTGACCGCCAGCGCCCCTGGCGGCCGCGCGCACCGGAGCAGGAGGGCGAAGCCCAGATGGTAGGTCGGCAGACGGCCATCGTGATCGGTCCTGACGATCGCACCGGGGTAGCCGAAGGCGATCAGGTGCACGCTGACGCGCTCGGGCGGATCCGCGTGCGCTTTCCGCTGATGGATGCAACCGGCAGGCCGGCGCACAGCGCATGGTTGCGCGTGGCGCAGCGGTTTGCGGGCCCGGGGGTGGGCAGCCAGTTCCTGCCGCGCGTGGGCCAGGAAGTGCTGGTGGGCTTTCTGGAAGGGGACGTGCAACGCCCGATCGTACTGGGTGCCCTGTACAACGGACGCGGTGAGAACGATCCATCGCTGCACGCGCAGGCCTGCGATACGCACGTTGGCGGCATCGGCAACCTTGCCGGTGGCAATGCGCCGGCCTGGCATGCAGCAGGCGAGGGCGAGCAGGCGCATCGCCATCCGGGTGCGCTCTGGGGTATCCGCTCCCGGGAGTGGGGTGGTGAAGGCGGCTCCACGCTCCAGTTCGACGACACCGACCACCAGCTCCGCCTGCAGTTGGCCACGACACAGGCCAGCACCCAATTGAACCTGGGCCACGTCATCCATCAGCGCGGCAATTATCGTGGCAGCCTGCGTGGGCAGGGTTTCGAGCTGCGCAGCGATGCGGCGGGCGTGGTGCGCAGCGAGCGCGGCCTGTGGCTTGGTGCGTATCCGGCAGGGGCTGCCCAGCCAGCAGGTACGGCGGTGCAGGCCGGCGCGTTGCTGGCCCAGTGTAGGACGCTGGCCGCTGCGTTCGGCCAAAGCGCGCGCCTGCACGGTACTGCCGGGCTGCATGCCTCGACTGCGTTGACACCCCTGCGCGACGCGGCAATGGGCGTGGTTGCGGCCGATGACTTCGGCCGCGCGCGTGATGCTGCCGGTGACACGGTTGCAGCGGGTGGTGTCCCGCATTGCACGGCACCCCTGTTGGGCATGGTGGCGCCACGCAAGGCGCTGGTGGCGGGGCAGGCTGTGTTCTGGCAGGCCGGGCAAAGCCTGCTCCTGGGAGCAGGCGCTGCCGGGCAGGCCGTGGTGAAAGGCCACGCGCGGCTTCATGCGTCGCAGTCTGTCGGCGTGCTGGCTTCGGCCTCTGCTTCTGCATCGGGATGTCCGTCCGGCATGACCATCGCTGCCGGCGAGCAGCCGGTCGACATCCAGGCGCAGGGCGACGCGGTAAAGCTGCAGTCTCGGCAATCACAGCGCCTGGCCAGTACGCATGCAGCGGTTGAACTGGCGGCAGGACGTGCGCTGGTGGTGCAGGTGGAAGGCGGCGCCAGCCTGACGATCGAAGGCGGCAACATCCAGTTCAACTGCCCGGGAACCCTGACGGTGCACGCGGGCCAACACAGCTTCATCGGTCCGGCGTCGCTGGCCTATCCGCTGCACACGCTGGGCGCCGCACCCTGCCGTGCCCGCTTCCTTGTACGCGATCACGCCGGTGCACCGCTGGTGGGGGCGGCCTACTCGATGCAATTGCCGGATGGCCGCTGGCTGAGTGGAAACACCGACGGCGACGGACTCACCGAGGAGGTCGTCACCGATGGCCCGGAGAAGGTGGGCCTGTTCGTGGATGACGAACGGCACGAAGGCTACCTGCGCGACGCAGGCAACAGCTGA
- a CDS encoding GH92 family glycosyl hydrolase encodes MPMPTLDRRFLIAVAATAMLASGAALAATPKSPAERAYAAVDPFIGTGGEGHTYPGATVPFGMVQLSPDTRIQPREKAYGWAAGYRYDDSSIVGFSHTHFSGTGHSDLGDILLMPFTGTPGLERGDPEKPRSGYASRFRHDDEKAEPGYYAVTLDDYKVRAELTTSARVGVHRYAFPKGTDAKVLLDMRTSMYDYPGKVLWSRVRVRADGTVTGFRETRGWAPGRQLYFAMRFSRPLTGHELHNTEQDIVYKGFPPPGEKDPAQRAQIEGRQLVGTFAFGKLDAPLVVKVAMSPVSEAGAIANLDAEVADFDFDRVRAQAKQEWTQALSVLDIDAPEHARRSAYTALYHTMLGPTLFMDADGQYRGSDNAVHKAEGYTNYSTFSLWDTYRALHPLLTLVQPEKRNSDFVNSMLAHHEHSPYGMLPVWSFHGLEDWCMIGYHAVPVIADAYVKGIRGFDADKALKAMVETANYGPYDGIAQYRELGYVPIDEEGEAASKTLEYAFDDWTIARMAQAMGKTDVAATFDKRAGNWRNAFDKDTGFMRARKRDGSFRTPFDPSASGYGTDYTEGNAWQYSWYVPQDVAGLAAAHGGSDKLLARLDEVFNAKVDPSIFEHMEDITGLIGWYAHGNEPSHHVAYLYAYAGQPWRTQARLKQIMDTQYADRPDGLAGNDDVGQMSAWYVFTALGFYPVAPGSGEYILGRPFLPRTAMRLPNGKTFTIVADGLDDKHTYVGSVSLNGTPLPRTFLRHDEILAGGELRFSMQAEPNKDWPGQGAQAPYSMSR; translated from the coding sequence ATGCCGATGCCCACGTTGGACCGTCGTTTCCTGATCGCCGTTGCCGCCACTGCCATGCTGGCTTCCGGTGCCGCGTTGGCCGCCACACCGAAATCACCCGCCGAGCGCGCCTATGCGGCAGTCGACCCGTTCATCGGTACCGGCGGCGAAGGCCACACCTATCCCGGTGCCACGGTGCCGTTCGGCATGGTCCAGCTCAGCCCGGACACGCGCATCCAGCCGCGCGAGAAGGCCTATGGCTGGGCCGCCGGCTACCGCTACGACGACAGCAGCATCGTCGGTTTCTCGCACACGCATTTTTCCGGCACCGGCCATTCCGATCTGGGCGACATCCTGCTGATGCCGTTCACCGGCACACCGGGGCTGGAGCGCGGCGATCCGGAAAAGCCCCGCAGCGGCTATGCCTCGCGCTTCCGCCACGACGATGAGAAGGCCGAGCCGGGCTATTACGCGGTCACCCTGGATGATTACAAGGTGCGCGCCGAACTGACCACCAGTGCGCGCGTGGGCGTGCATCGCTATGCGTTCCCGAAGGGCACCGACGCCAAGGTGCTGCTGGACATGCGTACCAGCATGTACGACTACCCGGGCAAGGTGCTGTGGTCGCGGGTGCGGGTGCGCGCCGATGGCACGGTGACCGGCTTCCGCGAAACCCGCGGCTGGGCGCCGGGCCGCCAGCTGTACTTCGCGATGCGCTTCTCGCGTCCGCTGACCGGGCATGAACTGCACAACACCGAGCAGGACATCGTCTACAAGGGCTTCCCGCCGCCGGGCGAGAAGGACCCGGCGCAGCGTGCGCAGATCGAGGGCCGGCAGCTGGTCGGTACGTTCGCGTTCGGCAAGCTGGACGCACCCTTGGTGGTGAAGGTGGCCATGTCGCCGGTCAGCGAGGCCGGCGCCATCGCCAATCTGGATGCCGAAGTGGCGGACTTCGATTTCGACCGCGTGCGCGCGCAGGCCAAGCAGGAATGGACGCAGGCGCTGTCGGTGCTCGATATCGATGCACCGGAACATGCACGCCGCAGTGCCTACACCGCGCTGTACCACACGATGCTGGGGCCGACGCTGTTCATGGATGCCGACGGCCAGTACCGCGGCTCGGACAACGCCGTGCACAAGGCAGAGGGCTACACGAATTACTCCACGTTCTCGCTGTGGGATACCTACCGTGCGCTGCATCCGTTGCTGACCCTGGTGCAGCCGGAGAAGCGCAACAGCGACTTCGTCAATTCCATGCTCGCCCACCACGAGCACAGCCCCTATGGCATGTTGCCGGTGTGGTCGTTCCACGGCCTGGAAGACTGGTGCATGATCGGCTACCACGCGGTGCCGGTGATCGCCGATGCGTACGTGAAGGGTATCCGCGGCTTCGACGCCGACAAGGCGCTGAAGGCGATGGTCGAGACCGCGAACTACGGTCCCTATGACGGCATCGCGCAGTACCGCGAGCTGGGCTACGTGCCGATCGACGAGGAAGGCGAAGCGGCCAGCAAGACGCTGGAATACGCCTTCGACGACTGGACCATCGCGCGCATGGCGCAGGCCATGGGCAAGACCGATGTTGCGGCCACCTTCGACAAGCGCGCCGGCAATTGGCGCAACGCCTTCGACAAGGACACCGGCTTCATGCGCGCGCGCAAGCGCGATGGCAGCTTCCGCACGCCGTTCGACCCCAGCGCCAGCGGCTACGGCACCGACTACACCGAAGGCAATGCCTGGCAGTATTCCTGGTATGTGCCGCAGGACGTGGCCGGCCTGGCCGCAGCACACGGGGGCAGCGACAAACTGCTGGCGCGGCTGGATGAGGTATTCAACGCCAAGGTCGATCCGTCGATCTTCGAGCACATGGAAGACATTACCGGGTTGATCGGCTGGTACGCACATGGCAACGAGCCCAGCCACCACGTGGCCTACCTGTATGCGTACGCTGGCCAGCCGTGGCGCACGCAGGCGCGCCTGAAGCAGATCATGGACACCCAGTACGCCGATCGCCCCGATGGGTTGGCGGGCAATGATGACGTCGGCCAGATGTCGGCGTGGTACGTGTTCACCGCGCTGGGCTTCTATCCGGTGGCGCCGGGCTCGGGCGAGTACATCCTGGGCCGTCCGTTCCTGCCCAGGACCGCGATGCGCCTGCCGAACGGAAAGACCTTCACCATCGTGGCCGACGGATTGGACGACAAGCACACCTATGTGGGTAGCGTGAGCCTCAACGGCACGCCATTGCCGCGCACGTTCCTGCGCCACGACGAGATCCTGGCCGGTGGCGAACTGCGCTTCAGCATGCAGGCCGAGCCGAACAAGGACTGGCCGGGGCAGGGCGCGCAAGCGCCGTATTCGATGAGCCGGTGA